The Ensifer canadensis genome has a segment encoding these proteins:
- a CDS encoding ATP-dependent DNA ligase — protein sequence MAKQVSQTNLNFGISIETEPMEARSADQLPSGEGWQYEPKWDGFRCLAFKKGREVDLRAKSGKGLARYFPELVAFLAALPADQFVIDGELVIAIDGELSFNALQMRLHPAESRIRTLSIKTPARLVAFDMLVDTNGMSLLAESLGYRRARLEALAKTVADGEHLLLSPSTNDVAEARRWLSDAGGDTDGVICKRIDAPYLPGDRTMTKVKRLRTADCVVGGFRYDGNGKLVGSLLLGLYNDIGELDHVGYTSTIRNDEKPELTAKLEALREAPGFTGKAPGGPSRWATKRTSQWQPLKPTLVVEVKFDQITGRRFRHGTKLLRWRPDKKPSQCDFRQIEPAAVISAQATMPAGVQTATKPSSRRARRS from the coding sequence ATGGCAAAACAGGTTTCGCAAACAAATCTGAACTTTGGAATATCGATAGAAACCGAACCCATGGAAGCGCGTTCAGCGGATCAACTCCCATCAGGAGAGGGTTGGCAGTATGAGCCGAAGTGGGACGGTTTCCGATGCCTCGCTTTCAAGAAGGGTCGTGAAGTAGACTTGCGGGCAAAGTCAGGCAAGGGGCTCGCCCGCTATTTCCCGGAGTTGGTGGCATTCCTCGCTGCGCTGCCAGCTGATCAGTTCGTGATCGATGGTGAGCTTGTCATCGCGATCGACGGGGAACTTTCTTTTAACGCCTTGCAAATGCGACTCCATCCGGCGGAAAGCCGCATCAGGACATTATCGATCAAGACACCAGCAAGGCTAGTCGCCTTCGACATGCTGGTAGACACAAACGGTATGTCTCTCCTCGCCGAGAGCTTAGGATACCGCCGAGCCAGGTTGGAAGCACTGGCGAAAACCGTAGCGGACGGAGAACATCTCTTGCTGTCGCCGTCCACCAACGACGTCGCTGAAGCCCGCCGCTGGTTGTCCGACGCAGGAGGCGACACAGACGGCGTGATATGCAAGCGCATCGATGCCCCCTATCTGCCTGGTGATAGGACAATGACGAAGGTTAAGCGGCTTCGAACGGCCGACTGCGTTGTCGGCGGTTTTCGATATGACGGCAACGGCAAGCTGGTCGGATCCTTGTTGCTCGGGCTCTACAATGACATTGGTGAACTCGACCATGTCGGCTACACCTCCACGATAAGGAACGACGAAAAACCAGAGCTCACAGCAAAGCTTGAGGCCTTGCGCGAGGCACCTGGCTTTACAGGCAAGGCTCCGGGAGGTCCGAGCCGTTGGGCTACAAAGCGCACTTCGCAGTGGCAGCCCCTTAAACCTACTCTGGTGGTCGAGGTCAAATTCGATCAGATTACGGGACGCAGATTTAGGCACGGGACAAAGCTCCTTAGATGGCGCCCGGATAAGAAGCCATCCCAGTGTGATTTTAGGCAGATCGAACCGGCTGCGGTCATTAGCGCCCAGGCAACAATGCCCGCAGGCGTCCAGACCGCCACGAAGCCGTCGAGCCGTAGAGCGCGACGGAGCTGA
- a CDS encoding alpha/beta fold hydrolase, which produces MFENFSLEMITVSNGTLRVRHGGSGPPLVLLHGHPRTHMTWWQVANKLSSKFTIVCPDLPGFGQSYLPRDTPDHAGSSKRTKASDCMELMEYLGHHRFAVAGHDRGSYVAFRAAMDFPDRVERLIVMDGVPILEALERANEKFARLWWHWFFFGTSHRPERAIGADPDAWYGGSAQFMGKEAFNDYLVATRNPQVIHTMIEDYRAGLGVDKAHDLADREAGKTVMCPTCLLWSKRDDLEELYGDPLSIWRPWAPGIVGRSIDSGHHMAEEAPHEVAAAIIAFQHGSTP; this is translated from the coding sequence GTGTTTGAGAACTTTTCGCTTGAGATGATCACCGTGTCGAATGGGACCTTGCGTGTGCGTCACGGGGGTTCTGGTCCGCCCCTAGTGCTGCTCCACGGACATCCACGCACACACATGACCTGGTGGCAGGTCGCAAACAAGCTTTCTTCGAAATTCACTATTGTTTGCCCGGATCTACCAGGTTTTGGCCAATCGTACTTGCCAAGGGACACGCCAGATCATGCCGGATCCTCGAAGCGCACCAAAGCGAGCGATTGCATGGAACTCATGGAATATCTCGGCCACCACCGCTTTGCCGTAGCTGGCCATGACCGCGGCAGCTATGTAGCCTTTCGTGCCGCCATGGACTTTCCCGATCGTGTCGAACGGCTGATTGTGATGGACGGCGTTCCTATTCTCGAAGCGTTGGAGCGCGCCAACGAGAAATTTGCCCGTCTCTGGTGGCATTGGTTCTTCTTCGGCACTTCGCATCGACCTGAACGCGCGATTGGTGCCGACCCTGACGCTTGGTACGGTGGCTCGGCGCAGTTCATGGGCAAGGAGGCTTTCAATGACTATCTGGTCGCAACGCGAAACCCGCAAGTAATTCATACGATGATCGAAGATTACCGAGCAGGCCTTGGTGTCGACAAGGCTCATGATCTTGCTGACCGGGAAGCCGGAAAGACGGTCATGTGTCCGACATGTCTTTTGTGGTCGAAGCGCGATGACCTGGAAGAATTGTATGGTGATCCACTTTCGATCTGGCGACCTTGGGCACCAGGTATCGTTGGTCGCAGTATCGACAGCGGCCATCACATGGCTGAGGAAGCTCCACACGAAGTTGCCGCGGCGATCATCGCCTTCCAGCATGGATCAACGCCATGA
- a CDS encoding metallophosphoesterase family protein: MSQADRTLTSAKVRIAAMGDLHVKEQDSPSYKELFSEVSQEADILVLTGDLTDLGKPREAELLVADLRSCSIPVVGVLGNHDYECGHVEEVRAIIKSSGMHLLEGQAVDLNGVGFAGVKGFAGGFGRFMLSSFGEPAIKAMVAESVEESMRLENALRQIRSERAMVVLHYAPIVETVEGEPIEIYPFLGSSRLAETIDRFPVSAVVHGHAHRGKYSGKTPGGAPVYNVASHVEKPTGKAYALLDL; the protein is encoded by the coding sequence ATGAGCCAAGCCGATAGAACCTTGACCTCTGCCAAGGTTCGCATAGCCGCGATGGGTGACCTGCATGTGAAAGAGCAGGACTCCCCGTCTTATAAGGAGTTGTTCAGCGAGGTCTCTCAGGAGGCCGACATACTCGTCTTGACCGGAGATCTTACGGATCTCGGCAAACCGCGCGAGGCTGAGCTTCTTGTTGCCGATCTGCGATCCTGCTCCATTCCGGTGGTCGGCGTTTTGGGAAATCACGACTATGAATGTGGCCATGTGGAGGAAGTCAGGGCGATCATCAAAAGCTCGGGGATGCATCTTCTCGAAGGACAAGCGGTGGACCTAAATGGCGTCGGCTTCGCCGGGGTCAAAGGCTTTGCAGGGGGGTTTGGTCGGTTCATGCTAAGCTCTTTCGGCGAGCCCGCAATCAAAGCCATGGTGGCCGAAAGCGTTGAAGAGTCGATGCGGCTCGAAAACGCCCTTCGCCAGATCCGATCGGAGCGGGCGATGGTCGTGCTTCACTATGCTCCCATCGTTGAAACAGTGGAGGGCGAGCCAATTGAGATTTATCCCTTTCTCGGATCGTCCCGCCTTGCTGAGACCATCGACCGATTTCCCGTCTCTGCAGTCGTTCACGGTCACGCCCATCGCGGAAAGTACTCTGGTAAAACCCCAGGAGGCGCGCCAGTTTACAATGTCGCATCTCACGTCGAAAAACCGACCGGAAAAGCTTATGCGCTCCTCGATTTGTAG
- a CDS encoding nucleotidyltransferase family protein: MEVKASPTMADADAEAFVAEAVQELANCSIPFLLAGTFAMSAYTGITRQTKDLDIFCKAGDYARILAHFRDKGYTIEVEDDRWLGKVRKGRHFFDVIFAASNGTMPISDSWFENARQIEMNGHKIRIIAPTELIWSKCFIQVRHRYDGGDVVHMILRASDEIDWHRLLSHMEVHWEVLLIHLLNFRWVYPTERDKVPEWLLEELLDRLSAQRKMPLPQMKVCRGRMYSRVDFEIDVKEWGFADVGGEGELRDMKDETAQGDAV; encoded by the coding sequence ATGGAGGTGAAGGCCTCGCCGACAATGGCCGATGCGGATGCGGAGGCGTTCGTGGCCGAAGCTGTTCAGGAACTTGCCAATTGTTCGATCCCGTTCCTCTTAGCCGGCACCTTTGCGATGAGCGCCTATACCGGTATTACCCGGCAGACGAAGGATCTTGATATCTTCTGCAAGGCTGGAGACTACGCCCGAATCCTCGCTCACTTCAGGGACAAGGGCTACACGATCGAGGTAGAGGACGACCGTTGGCTAGGCAAGGTCCGGAAGGGCCGACACTTCTTCGACGTCATCTTCGCAGCTTCAAACGGCACGATGCCTATCAGCGATTCATGGTTTGAGAACGCGCGTCAGATTGAGATGAACGGGCACAAGATCCGGATCATAGCGCCTACGGAACTCATATGGTCCAAATGCTTCATTCAGGTCCGCCATCGCTACGACGGCGGCGACGTGGTTCACATGATCCTGCGCGCCAGCGATGAAATTGATTGGCATCGGCTTCTCAGTCACATGGAAGTCCACTGGGAGGTTCTCCTTATCCATTTGCTGAACTTTCGCTGGGTTTATCCAACCGAGCGCGACAAGGTTCCTGAATGGTTGCTGGAAGAGTTACTCGACCGATTGAGTGCACAGCGCAAGATGCCACTGCCGCAAATGAAGGTTTGTCGGGGCAGGATGTATAGCCGGGTCGACTTCGAAATCGATGTCAAAGAATGGGGATTTGCTGACGTGGGTGGAGAAGGGGAATTGCGGGATATGAAAGACGAGACAGCACAAGGAGATGCGGTGTGA
- the catE gene encoding catalase C, translating to MAKKTTSVPSAQQATIAEIHDQKLRRGQGGELHQIAENDTPVLTTAQGGPVADDQNTLRVGARGPALIEDFHFREKIFHFDHERIPERVVHARGYGAHGFFETYESLAAYTRADLFQRPGEKTPAFVRFSTVAGNKGSADLARDVRGFAVKLYTQEGNWDLVGNNIPVFFIQDAIKFPDVIHAAKQEPDRAFPQAQTAHDNFWDFISLTPESMHMVMWVMSDRAIPRSFRFMEGFGVHTFRLINAKDESTFVKFHWKPKLGLQSVAWNEAVKINGADPDFHRRDLWQSIKSGNFPEWELSVQLFDQEFADRFDFDVLDPTKIIPEEILPVKAIGRLVLDRMPDNFFAETEQVAFMTQNVPPGIDFSNDPLLQGRNFSYLDTQLKRLGSTNFTHLPINAPKCPFAHFQQDGHMAMRNPVGRTNYQPNSHGEGPRESPLRGYRHFPAEEQGQKVRLRAESFADHYSQARQFYISQTPPEQRHIAMALTFELSKVETPVIRERMVAHLLNIDETLATTVAEKLGLQTMPKPADAAVPTRQDLPPSPALSIIERGPKRFEGRKLGILVSDGVNAKLLKELTGAIIEEKATVELIAPKVGGVTASDGTWVEAHHMIDGGPSVLFDAVALLTSEAAMDDLLREATVRDFVADAFQHCKFIGYDQSALPLLEKAGIAEAVDEGVIALPGDEGLPSFVSELGKLRVWGREPSIKLGKASSPPIK from the coding sequence ATGGCAAAGAAGACGACAAGCGTTCCGTCAGCACAACAAGCGACAATCGCAGAAATACACGATCAAAAACTGCGACGCGGCCAGGGCGGCGAACTTCACCAGATCGCTGAAAACGACACACCCGTCCTTACGACCGCTCAAGGCGGCCCGGTCGCTGACGACCAAAATACGCTGCGGGTCGGCGCACGCGGACCAGCGCTGATCGAAGACTTCCATTTCCGCGAGAAGATTTTCCACTTCGACCATGAACGAATTCCCGAGCGCGTCGTGCACGCCCGCGGCTATGGCGCCCACGGATTTTTTGAAACATACGAATCTCTCGCGGCTTACACTAGAGCAGATCTGTTCCAGCGACCCGGTGAGAAGACGCCCGCCTTTGTTCGCTTTTCAACGGTCGCCGGCAACAAAGGCTCGGCTGACCTCGCGCGTGACGTTCGCGGTTTCGCGGTCAAGCTATACACTCAGGAAGGGAACTGGGACCTCGTTGGCAACAATATTCCAGTGTTCTTCATTCAGGACGCGATCAAGTTTCCTGATGTGATCCATGCTGCCAAGCAGGAGCCGGACAGAGCATTTCCGCAGGCTCAAACCGCACACGATAATTTCTGGGACTTTATTAGCCTAACACCGGAAAGCATGCACATGGTCATGTGGGTCATGTCTGATCGTGCTATCCCGCGCTCATTCCGTTTCATGGAAGGCTTCGGAGTCCATACGTTCCGTTTGATCAATGCCAAGGACGAGTCCACGTTCGTCAAGTTTCACTGGAAACCCAAGCTGGGATTGCAGTCGGTCGCCTGGAACGAAGCCGTCAAGATCAACGGCGCTGATCCGGACTTTCACCGTCGGGATCTTTGGCAATCGATCAAGTCGGGGAATTTTCCCGAATGGGAGCTGAGTGTTCAGCTTTTCGATCAGGAGTTCGCCGACCGCTTCGATTTCGATGTGCTTGATCCGACAAAGATCATTCCGGAGGAGATCCTTCCCGTCAAGGCGATCGGTCGCCTCGTGCTTGATAGAATGCCCGATAACTTCTTCGCGGAAACCGAGCAGGTAGCGTTCATGACGCAGAACGTTCCGCCAGGCATCGACTTCAGTAACGATCCGCTGTTGCAAGGCCGGAACTTCTCCTACCTTGATACGCAGTTGAAGCGACTTGGCAGCACGAACTTCACGCACCTGCCGATCAATGCTCCAAAGTGTCCCTTTGCCCATTTCCAACAGGACGGGCATATGGCCATGCGCAATCCCGTGGGGCGGACGAACTACCAGCCCAATTCTCACGGGGAGGGACCGAGGGAGTCTCCGCTGCGTGGATATCGGCATTTCCCTGCCGAAGAGCAAGGCCAAAAAGTTCGCCTTCGCGCTGAAAGCTTTGCTGACCACTACAGCCAGGCCCGGCAATTCTACATCAGCCAGACCCCGCCGGAGCAGCGGCATATTGCAATGGCGCTGACATTCGAGCTCAGTAAGGTCGAAACACCCGTCATTCGCGAGCGCATGGTGGCTCATCTTCTCAATATCGATGAGACCCTTGCGACCACCGTTGCCGAAAAACTAGGTCTTCAGACCATGCCAAAGCCCGCCGACGCAGCTGTGCCGACCCGCCAGGATCTGCCGCCGTCGCCCGCGTTGAGTATTATAGAACGCGGGCCGAAACGTTTTGAAGGCCGCAAGCTGGGCATTCTTGTATCCGATGGCGTTAACGCCAAGCTCTTGAAGGAACTGACCGGGGCAATCATTGAGGAGAAAGCAACGGTCGAACTGATCGCTCCAAAGGTCGGTGGGGTCACTGCATCCGACGGTACGTGGGTCGAAGCCCACCATATGATCGATGGCGGCCCATCAGTTCTGTTTGATGCTGTCGCCCTTTTGACTTCAGAAGCCGCGATGGATGACTTGCTGAGAGAGGCAACGGTTCGCGATTTTGTCGCCGATGCGTTTCAGCACTGCAAGTTCATCGGCTACGATCAATCTGCTCTCCCTCTGCTGGAAAAAGCGGGCATCGCCGAAGCGGTCGATGAAGGCGTTATTGCCCTTCCTGGCGACGAAGGGCTTCCAAGCTTTGTATCAGAGCTCGGCAAGCTTCGCGTGTGGGGACGTGAGCCATCGATAAAGCTCGGCAAAGCCTCTTCGCCGCCAATCAAATAG
- a CDS encoding BA14K family protein: MKRFAIVSLSLVMIVTGITPAMAFPTIATPKIDAGQAQLVQSARYRGGGYYGGYHNNGGDEWAWALGGLAAGAVIGGLLAQPRYYQPYGPGYYGSGYYGPRYYRPGYYPRNYYGRSYYAPRYYAPRYQRQVYYGGNAHTRWCYGRYRSYRAYDNTFQPYYGPRQACVSPY; the protein is encoded by the coding sequence ATGAAAAGGTTTGCAATCGTTTCCCTGTCGCTGGTGATGATAGTTACAGGCATTACGCCTGCCATGGCGTTTCCCACAATAGCGACGCCGAAGATCGACGCGGGGCAAGCGCAATTGGTTCAATCCGCACGATATCGCGGCGGCGGGTACTATGGTGGATACCATAATAATGGTGGTGATGAGTGGGCCTGGGCACTAGGTGGGCTTGCCGCCGGCGCAGTTATCGGGGGCCTCCTGGCGCAGCCCCGATATTATCAGCCCTATGGGCCGGGATACTACGGGTCGGGATACTACGGACCGAGATATTACCGGCCAGGCTATTATCCACGCAACTATTACGGCCGGAGCTACTACGCTCCGCGCTATTATGCGCCGCGTTACCAACGCCAAGTCTATTACGGCGGAAATGCACATACGCGTTGGTGCTATGGACGATACCGCTCCTACAGGGCCTACGACAACACGTTCCAGCCCTACTATGGCCCGCGGCAGGCGTGTGTCTCGCCTTATTGA
- a CDS encoding SyrB-like regulator, protein MADESNTGTTIEAVETAAPAKTPVPKKQRAPRRTKATAEATGNTTVAKTPRERRKPADEGGVAKLAPVKKQVAEKTTSALKTGSKKASKLDGPKASSSVSAIDEMADLIQLEEENKRLRKELATKLRAENSELRKRLGLD, encoded by the coding sequence ATGGCTGATGAAAGCAATACTGGTACCACAATCGAAGCTGTAGAGACCGCCGCACCGGCAAAGACGCCGGTACCGAAAAAGCAGCGAGCGCCGCGGCGCACGAAAGCAACTGCAGAAGCAACAGGCAACACAACGGTTGCGAAGACGCCGAGAGAGCGCAGGAAGCCCGCCGACGAGGGCGGAGTCGCGAAGCTTGCGCCCGTCAAAAAGCAAGTTGCTGAAAAGACGACTTCCGCCCTCAAGACCGGAAGCAAGAAGGCGTCGAAGCTCGACGGACCGAAGGCTTCGTCGTCCGTCTCGGCGATCGATGAAATGGCCGACCTCATCCAGCTTGAAGAAGAGAATAAAAGGCTCCGCAAGGAACTGGCCACCAAGCTGCGGGCGGAAAATTCGGAACTGCGCAAGCGGTTAGGACTTGATTGA
- a CDS encoding response regulator, with amino-acid sequence MTSALGHVLVVEDEPMIAMELVCALELQGATVVGPFAGIRQATAAIENGAKLDGAVLDLNLGGELSFSVADLLRANHIPFVFTTGYGLEDLPRRYGQIPLLAKPIDPSQVIEKLAEIMAASNRAE; translated from the coding sequence ATGACATCGGCGTTAGGCCACGTGCTGGTGGTGGAAGACGAACCAATGATCGCCATGGAGCTCGTGTGCGCCCTGGAGTTGCAAGGGGCGACTGTTGTTGGCCCTTTTGCCGGCATTCGCCAGGCTACGGCCGCCATCGAGAACGGTGCGAAGCTCGACGGAGCCGTGCTGGACCTAAACCTTGGGGGTGAATTGAGCTTCTCGGTCGCCGACCTGCTGCGCGCCAACCATATTCCTTTTGTCTTCACCACAGGATACGGACTTGAGGATCTGCCCCGCCGGTATGGTCAGATTCCGCTTTTAGCCAAGCCAATCGATCCGTCTCAGGTGATTGAAAAGCTCGCCGAAATCATGGCGGCGTCCAATCGGGCGGAATAA
- a CDS encoding CheR family methyltransferase — MTRLEPNFPVVGIGASAGGIPALEGFFSGLPERCGMAFVIVTHLNPALESHLHEIIARFTDMQVVLASGEVKIRPDVVYVMPQNVVLTIENGVLASKKLDNHIRERKPIDIFFGALAKDQGEYSVGVVLSGGDGDGTLGVKAIKEYGGLTMAQIADGSGPRNPDMPQSAISIGLIDLALPAQEMGEKLLAFARSFDLLSDLGDNDEAKKASDLNHARNQIYAILRKQTSHDFSGYKPKTFLRRVRRRMQVRQFDTIEAYVGCLEQDPEEVLRLFSDLLINVTNFFRDADAFATLAKTIIPQLFAGKSAADTVRVWVPGCATGEEVYSIAILMREFMENMASVPRVQIFATDIDDHALQIARTARYPEALLEGVSEERRKKFFSSEGASYIVAGSVRELCIFSPRSVIREPPFSRMDLVSCRNLLIYLGSEVQNRVIPTFHYALRPQGYLFLGTSEGIGQHGDLFTTIDKKNRIFQARGHATPYRPQILGRDEQYTIPNLAKLEARGLGGSQLRQVVETHVLESFAPAHVVVNADGDVVYTSGKTAKFLEVPQGSPSRQLLNMAKRDLRLDLRAALRECTSSRNRVIKDNLLVDADDDRVQHVTITVEPLNGRTTGEPLYIVLFHSVGPLRAGSGPGRVQRDVDGTAELERELRETRERLQSTIEEYETALEELKSSNEELVSVNEEAQSSNEELEASKEEMQSLNEELNTINAELNGKVEELDRANNDLRNLFDATEIATVFLDRNLVIRNFTPAASKFFKVRPADVGRPLTELSSEIHYPDLKAHISEVFSTGESRDNHLSRDNQGRHFLARLIPYRGENNRIDGVIVTLIDVTTLAEAEDHQKVLISELNHRVKNMLAVTISIAAQTMESSSSPEAFYTAYVGRLKAMSRAYALLSRDNWKDVSILELVSQELSPFGGDRVTLDGRDIKLDPQRGLALGMVIHELATNAAKYGALTSSDGRVLVHWKADDNLLTLKWMERRGPSITAPPKDGFGMKLLRGEIGYRLGGEVETKFEPEGLTVFLSFPLN; from the coding sequence TTGACGCGATTGGAGCCCAATTTTCCCGTGGTTGGCATTGGCGCCTCGGCGGGTGGGATTCCGGCGCTGGAGGGATTTTTTAGTGGCCTTCCGGAACGCTGTGGCATGGCGTTCGTCATCGTCACCCATCTCAACCCTGCGCTCGAAAGCCACCTTCATGAGATCATCGCGCGCTTCACTGACATGCAGGTGGTCCTCGCCTCTGGAGAAGTCAAAATCCGGCCGGATGTGGTCTACGTCATGCCGCAGAATGTGGTTCTAACGATTGAAAACGGCGTCCTTGCCAGCAAGAAACTTGACAATCACATCCGTGAACGCAAGCCAATCGATATATTTTTCGGCGCGCTCGCTAAGGATCAGGGAGAATATTCGGTCGGGGTTGTTCTCTCTGGCGGAGACGGCGACGGCACCCTCGGTGTAAAGGCGATCAAGGAATATGGTGGCCTTACGATGGCGCAGATTGCCGACGGCTCTGGTCCCCGCAATCCGGATATGCCGCAAAGCGCAATTTCGATCGGTCTGATCGATCTGGCATTGCCTGCCCAGGAGATGGGCGAAAAGCTCCTGGCTTTCGCACGGAGCTTCGACCTACTCTCGGATCTCGGCGACAATGACGAAGCGAAGAAGGCGAGTGATCTTAATCACGCTCGTAATCAGATCTATGCTATCCTGCGAAAGCAGACTAGCCACGACTTTTCGGGTTATAAGCCGAAGACCTTCCTAAGGCGCGTCAGGCGTCGAATGCAGGTCAGACAATTCGATACGATCGAAGCTTACGTGGGGTGTCTGGAACAGGATCCCGAAGAGGTTTTGCGGCTTTTCAGCGACCTGCTGATCAACGTCACAAACTTTTTCCGCGATGCTGACGCATTCGCCACCCTTGCCAAAACGATCATCCCTCAACTCTTTGCCGGCAAGTCAGCAGCCGATACCGTTCGGGTATGGGTGCCGGGCTGCGCTACCGGCGAGGAGGTTTACTCGATCGCGATCCTGATGCGCGAGTTTATGGAAAATATGGCGAGCGTGCCGCGAGTGCAGATATTCGCGACCGATATCGATGATCACGCACTGCAGATCGCGAGGACCGCGCGCTATCCAGAAGCGCTGCTCGAAGGCGTTTCGGAGGAACGGCGAAAGAAGTTCTTCAGCTCTGAAGGAGCAAGCTATATCGTTGCCGGTAGCGTGCGCGAACTGTGCATCTTCTCACCCCGTAGCGTTATCCGCGAGCCGCCTTTTTCGCGAATGGACCTCGTCTCGTGTCGCAACCTTCTCATCTACCTAGGATCTGAGGTTCAGAACCGTGTCATTCCGACGTTTCACTACGCATTGCGGCCTCAAGGATACCTGTTTCTCGGCACATCCGAGGGTATCGGCCAACATGGAGACCTCTTCACAACGATTGACAAGAAGAACCGCATTTTTCAAGCGCGCGGCCATGCAACGCCCTACCGACCTCAGATACTGGGGCGCGATGAGCAGTACACAATTCCCAACTTGGCAAAACTCGAAGCACGGGGACTTGGCGGTTCGCAGTTGCGGCAAGTGGTGGAAACACACGTGCTTGAGAGCTTCGCCCCGGCCCACGTCGTCGTCAATGCTGACGGTGATGTCGTTTACACCTCCGGCAAGACCGCTAAGTTTCTCGAAGTGCCTCAAGGCAGTCCAAGCCGCCAGCTCCTCAATATGGCTAAGCGGGATCTTCGCCTCGATTTGAGAGCGGCCTTGCGCGAGTGTACGTCGTCGCGAAATCGCGTGATCAAGGATAACCTTCTCGTCGACGCGGATGACGACCGTGTACAGCATGTGACGATTACAGTTGAGCCTTTGAACGGGCGAACGACCGGTGAACCGTTGTACATCGTTCTCTTCCATTCGGTTGGCCCGTTGCGGGCAGGCTCGGGGCCAGGGCGCGTACAGCGCGATGTCGACGGCACCGCCGAACTCGAGCGGGAGTTGCGCGAAACTCGCGAGCGTCTCCAGTCGACAATCGAGGAGTACGAGACCGCGCTTGAGGAACTCAAGTCGTCCAACGAGGAGCTCGTTTCCGTCAACGAGGAAGCTCAGTCGTCCAACGAGGAACTGGAGGCCTCGAAGGAAGAGATGCAGTCGCTGAACGAGGAGCTCAATACGATAAACGCCGAACTCAATGGAAAAGTGGAGGAGCTCGACCGGGCGAACAACGACCTTAGGAACCTGTTCGATGCAACCGAGATTGCCACTGTGTTCCTTGATCGAAACCTGGTGATCCGCAATTTTACACCGGCTGCATCCAAGTTCTTCAAGGTGCGGCCGGCGGATGTCGGACGACCGCTCACCGAATTGTCCAGCGAGATCCATTATCCGGACCTGAAAGCCCATATTTCCGAAGTTTTTTCCACCGGTGAAAGTCGCGACAATCATCTTTCGCGCGACAACCAGGGGAGACATTTCCTTGCGCGGCTCATACCCTATCGAGGTGAAAACAACAGGATTGACGGGGTTATTGTCACACTCATCGACGTCACAACTCTTGCGGAAGCCGAAGACCACCAGAAAGTTCTGATCTCGGAACTCAATCACCGGGTCAAGAATATGCTGGCGGTCACGATCAGCATTGCTGCCCAAACGATGGAATCTTCGTCATCACCGGAAGCATTCTACACAGCCTATGTCGGACGGCTGAAAGCCATGTCTCGCGCATACGCCCTGCTGTCGCGCGACAACTGGAAAGATGTATCCATCCTGGAGCTCGTCTCTCAAGAGCTCTCGCCCTTTGGCGGCGACCGGGTCACCCTGGACGGACGGGACATCAAACTCGATCCACAGCGCGGGCTTGCCTTGGGAATGGTCATCCACGAACTCGCGACGAATGCTGCCAAATATGGAGCGCTTACCAGTTCCGATGGCCGCGTGCTCGTTCACTGGAAAGCCGATGACAACCTTCTCACTTTGAAATGGATGGAGCGGAGAGGTCCCTCCATAACTGCACCCCCCAAGGACGGCTTTGGAATGAAGTTATTGCGGGGAGAAATCGGTTACCGGCTTGGAGGCGAGGTCGAAACAAAGTTCGAGCCCGAGGGTTTGACTGTTTTTCTGTCATTTCCCTTAAACTGA
- a CDS encoding DUF3175 domain-containing protein yields the protein MAKKKKWSQKVTENSDALDLKEGIFNQRSAKKIADSLKESAERSNRRKSSPLRSAMSMLTFYINRAGILLSKGRRQTLEKAKDELRKDFGKAPKHGK from the coding sequence ATGGCAAAGAAGAAGAAATGGTCGCAAAAGGTGACCGAAAACAGTGACGCACTGGACCTCAAGGAAGGAATTTTCAATCAACGGAGCGCCAAAAAAATAGCGGACTCGCTCAAGGAGTCGGCAGAGAGAAGCAACAGACGCAAATCAAGCCCGTTGCGTTCGGCCATGTCCATGCTGACCTTCTATATCAATCGCGCTGGCATCCTGCTTTCCAAAGGGCGCCGCCAGACCCTCGAAAAGGCAAAGGACGAATTGCGCAAGGATTTTGGCAAGGCACCGAAACATGGCAAATGA